A region of Phosphitispora fastidiosa DNA encodes the following proteins:
- a CDS encoding metal-sensing transcriptional repressor, translated as MCSKTIEGQVRGIAKMVEEDRYCVDLLAGGDMI; from the coding sequence GTGTGCTCGAAGACAATTGAAGGGCAGGTCCGCGGGATAGCCAAAATGGTCGAAGAAGACCGGTACTGTGTAGACCTGCTTGCGGGGGGAGATATGATATGA
- a CDS encoding nitroreductase family protein produces the protein MLELLMKRRSIRKFKPDIVEQEKIDELVRAALLAPSSRRTNPWEFIVVADKEILLKLSAAKEHGSSFLNGAPLAIVVIADDTKSDVWVEDTSIAAIMIQLAAENMGLGSCWIQIRKRKHDANRTSEQYVRELLDIPENYKVASVIAVGYPDEKREPHTEAELMLDKVFVNKYGQR, from the coding sequence ATGCTGGAATTGCTAATGAAGAGAAGGAGCATTCGGAAATTTAAGCCCGATATTGTTGAACAGGAGAAAATTGATGAGCTGGTACGGGCAGCGCTTTTGGCACCCTCGTCCAGACGAACTAACCCCTGGGAGTTTATTGTGGTTGCAGACAAGGAAATTCTCCTGAAACTGTCCGCCGCCAAGGAACACGGTTCCAGCTTTTTAAACGGGGCTCCACTGGCGATAGTTGTAATCGCAGATGACACCAAAAGTGATGTCTGGGTAGAGGATACTTCGATTGCAGCTATTATGATCCAGTTGGCAGCCGAAAATATGGGGTTGGGGTCCTGCTGGATTCAAATCAGGAAAAGAAAGCATGATGCGAACCGGACATCAGAGCAGTATGTCAGGGAACTGCTGGACATACCCGAGAATTATAAAGTTGCCTCTGTAATAGCTGTTGGATACCCGGATGAAAAGCGGGAACCGCATACGGAAGCCGAATTAATGTTAGACAAAGTCTTTGTTAACAAGTACGGCCAAAGATAA
- a CDS encoding CBS domain-containing protein, producing the protein MEETTTDKSRSTKFLALYNKLDSFMKERLGRDDGFSHTRMINEMARKDILFRRHESELKSLARLRNAIVHNRYPDQADPIAEPHEFVVGMYEQIIDECFNPPKALSIAIKRKDIYTTTLNANAIMLMRTMNSNRYTHVPVLENDKMIGVFSENTVFSYIAENRIFIEHHAIIKDFIDYIPMEKHKGEHFIFIDRDTLVGDVEEMFRCELEGHRRLAVVYITENGRQEEELLGMITPWDIAGI; encoded by the coding sequence ATGGAGGAGACGACCACAGATAAATCCCGCTCAACTAAGTTCCTTGCTTTATATAACAAGCTGGATAGTTTCATGAAAGAGAGGCTGGGCCGGGATGACGGATTCAGCCACACCAGAATGATTAATGAGATGGCCAGAAAGGACATCCTGTTCCGGAGGCATGAGAGTGAACTGAAATCCCTGGCAAGGTTAAGGAATGCCATTGTTCATAACAGGTATCCTGATCAAGCCGACCCTATAGCTGAGCCTCATGAATTTGTTGTTGGCATGTATGAACAAATTATTGATGAGTGCTTTAATCCTCCCAAAGCCCTATCTATAGCTATAAAGAGGAAAGATATTTACACAACTACCCTAAATGCCAATGCAATTATGTTAATGAGAACAATGAACAGTAACAGGTATACCCATGTTCCGGTGCTGGAAAATGATAAAATGATTGGGGTGTTCAGTGAAAACACGGTATTTTCATATATAGCCGAGAACAGAATATTTATTGAACATCACGCCATAATAAAGGATTTTATAGATTACATTCCAATGGAGAAGCATAAAGGGGAACACTTTATATTTATTGACAGGGACACCCTGGTAGGTGATGTGGAGGAAATGTTTCGCTGTGAACTGGAGGGCCACCGGCGCCTGGCAGTGGTGTATATCACGGAAAACGGCAGGCAGGAAGAGGAACTTCTGGGCATGATAACCCCATGGGATATTGCCGGAATCTAA
- a CDS encoding MBL fold metallo-hydrolase — MKIIAYVILGVLVLGLLGFTVSVRSFSKNKEIAEASWNEYRPEKIANLGTVKELKIMPLIDYYTSNDTLSGEPGVSYLVSAGDKKIMFDVGFNMENEHPSPLLRNMNQLGVDIKEIDTIVISHNHVDHTGGIQAKKQDTFLLSGEEIDLSHVKALVPEKMVHSTAEVEVTPKPKKIADGIATIGTIDRAIWGMGLTSEQALVVNVEGKGLVLVVGCGHQKAARILERTRELFDVPIYGVIGGLHYPVEESRMKFNMQKIIGTGKLPWQKIEQQEVLEAAAELDKTNLSMIGISAHDSCDWTLDKFRELFRERYVDIMVGKEISVAR, encoded by the coding sequence ATGAAGATAATTGCTTACGTCATTTTGGGGGTATTGGTTTTGGGTTTATTGGGTTTTACTGTTTCTGTGCGGAGTTTCTCGAAGAACAAAGAAATCGCGGAGGCCTCCTGGAATGAATATAGACCGGAAAAAATAGCAAATCTCGGCACTGTAAAAGAACTTAAAATAATGCCTTTGATTGACTACTATACGAGTAATGATACTCTGAGCGGAGAACCGGGTGTTTCTTACCTGGTCAGCGCCGGTGACAAAAAGATTATGTTTGATGTGGGGTTTAACATGGAGAATGAACACCCGTCACCACTGTTAAGAAATATGAATCAACTTGGAGTAGATATCAAAGAGATTGACACTATTGTTATATCTCATAATCATGTTGACCATACAGGAGGTATTCAGGCAAAGAAACAAGACACCTTTTTACTGTCCGGGGAAGAAATCGATTTAAGTCATGTGAAGGCTCTTGTGCCTGAAAAAATGGTTCATTCCACGGCAGAAGTGGAAGTAACCCCAAAGCCGAAGAAAATAGCGGATGGAATTGCCACCATTGGAACGATTGACAGGGCGATCTGGGGGATGGGACTTACCTCAGAACAGGCGCTGGTCGTAAATGTAGAAGGGAAAGGACTGGTATTAGTTGTGGGGTGTGGTCACCAAAAAGCAGCCAGGATTCTTGAAAGGACCAGAGAATTGTTTGATGTGCCAATCTACGGAGTAATCGGAGGACTGCATTACCCTGTTGAAGAATCAAGGATGAAGTTTAATATGCAGAAAATCATAGGGACCGGTAAGCTGCCATGGCAGAAAATCGAACAGCAGGAAGTCCTTGAAGCCGCTGCCGAATTAGATAAAACCAATCTAAGTATGATAGGTATTTCTGCACATGACAGTTGTGACTGGACACTGGATAAGTTCAGGGAATTGTTCCGGGAACGGTATGTGGATATTATGGTGGGCAAAGAGATTAGTGTTGCCAGATAA
- a CDS encoding PaaX family transcriptional regulator C-terminal domain-containing protein: MKIVLRKKDSVTSIVLFLFNIYGEYTGQYSIGLNKLIRFMQQFEKNETSTRMGLSRMVKAGVLANQRSENEVYYQLTDYGLENIRIWNDGIGRFFARFNKRHNPWEPKWYLAVLMNFHKSDKENQLIVDELMELGLREMEKNVWLCPYRVSGQMADLSVKNQFEYIELWGGNIFYNFTADQLLKDIFEIEPVRKSYLKLLDLIEEIKNESAGLKDNDGHHLPLLFKLGWNFYDTAVSDPVVPEELIPDWEGDRVVKEFTELRRHLFDRVTGYFEKNI; encoded by the coding sequence GTGAAAATCGTTTTACGAAAAAAAGACAGTGTTACCAGTATTGTATTGTTCCTTTTCAACATTTACGGCGAATATACCGGGCAGTACTCAATAGGGCTGAACAAATTAATCAGGTTTATGCAGCAATTTGAAAAAAACGAGACATCTACCCGGATGGGTTTGTCTCGCATGGTCAAAGCGGGAGTATTGGCCAATCAGCGGAGTGAAAACGAGGTTTATTATCAACTGACTGACTACGGCCTCGAAAACATCAGGATATGGAATGATGGAATTGGCAGGTTTTTTGCACGCTTCAATAAAAGACATAATCCATGGGAGCCCAAATGGTATTTAGCTGTTCTGATGAATTTCCATAAATCAGACAAGGAAAATCAATTGATTGTTGATGAATTAATGGAGCTTGGCCTCCGCGAGATGGAGAAGAATGTTTGGCTCTGCCCTTACCGGGTATCAGGGCAGATGGCTGATTTGTCAGTAAAAAATCAATTTGAGTACATAGAATTGTGGGGAGGAAATATATTTTACAATTTTACGGCTGACCAACTTCTAAAGGACATTTTTGAAATCGAGCCGGTAAGGAAAAGCTACCTGAAGCTTTTAGACCTGATCGAAGAAATTAAAAATGAGTCTGCCGGTTTAAAAGACAATGACGGGCATCATCTCCCGTTGTTGTTTAAACTGGGATGGAACTTTTACGATACCGCTGTTTCTGACCCTGTTGTGCCGGAGGAATTAATTCCGGATTGGGAAGGTGACAGGGTGGTCAAGGAGTTTACTGAGTTGAGAAGGCACCTTTTCGATAGGGTAACAGGATATTTTGAAAAAAATATTTAA
- a CDS encoding 2TM domain-containing protein gives MQNKFENHQMKVEDEQRGFRIHRTVYLCVISLLAFINLAFVPGFIWFVFPLIGWGIGIMIHYMNIRNLSKEAGHN, from the coding sequence ATGCAAAACAAATTTGAAAACCACCAGATGAAAGTCGAAGATGAGCAACGGGGGTTCAGAATCCACAGGACGGTTTATCTGTGTGTAATCAGTCTGTTGGCATTCATAAACTTGGCTTTTGTTCCCGGATTTATCTGGTTCGTCTTTCCCCTGATAGGTTGGGGGATCGGTATCATGATACATTATATGAATATCAGAAACCTTTCTAAAGAGGCAGGTCATAACTGA
- the serA gene encoding phosphoglycerate dehydrogenase, giving the protein MKVLVLDNVSEKAVRILSEGGIEAVVNNNKLSEDDLCGIISEYAGVIVRSATKITAPVIAAAKSLKIIGRAGVGVDNIDIPAATNAGVIVVNAPDGNTIAATEQTMALMLGLARNLPQAHKDLKEGKWMRKEYLGVELRNKVLGIVGLGRIGTAVAKRAQAFEMKTIGYDPMVSPEAAAANGIVFQTLEEVIKEADFLTLHIPKTKESFNLINRESLAMMKDGARIINVARGGIVNETDLYGALKGGKLGGAALDVFAVEPTTDSPLFELNNVIIAPHLGASTREAQVNVALDVAEEFVNVLVKGEMAANAVNVAPIKPDILAAVKPYLALAEKLGKMQAQLVEGSVKNIRITYTGELVQVDVSPLTVSFLKGFLESMAEESGSVNFVNAPILAKERGITVEEIKTVGTGDYTALISASTESAEVMEIAGTLFGKDDPRIVMVDGFRVDVVPFGNILVVPHQDRPKVAGPVASIVGEHDLNIAGMQVGRKSVGGKAIIMLAIDTAASDEVLAEIMRVDGVLDVKMVTL; this is encoded by the coding sequence ATGAAGGTATTGGTATTGGACAATGTTTCTGAAAAGGCGGTCAGGATTCTGTCTGAAGGTGGGATTGAAGCGGTAGTTAACAATAACAAACTAAGCGAAGATGATCTGTGTGGGATTATTAGTGAATATGCCGGTGTAATTGTCAGGAGCGCCACTAAAATAACGGCTCCGGTTATAGCGGCAGCCAAGAGCCTCAAGATAATCGGCCGGGCCGGAGTGGGTGTGGACAATATTGACATTCCTGCGGCAACCAATGCAGGTGTGATTGTTGTTAACGCCCCTGATGGCAACACCATCGCCGCCACCGAGCAGACTATGGCACTGATGCTGGGTTTAGCCCGCAACCTGCCACAGGCACACAAAGACCTTAAAGAAGGTAAATGGATGCGCAAGGAATACCTTGGCGTGGAGCTGAGAAACAAGGTCCTGGGTATTGTAGGTTTGGGAAGAATCGGGACAGCAGTTGCCAAAAGGGCCCAGGCATTTGAGATGAAAACTATCGGTTATGATCCCATGGTGTCCCCGGAGGCAGCAGCGGCTAATGGAATTGTATTTCAGACACTGGAGGAAGTCATTAAAGAGGCGGACTTCCTGACTCTCCATATTCCCAAGACAAAGGAATCCTTTAACCTGATAAACCGGGAAAGCCTGGCTATGATGAAGGATGGTGCCAGAATAATAAACGTAGCCCGTGGAGGGATTGTGAATGAAACAGATCTTTATGGGGCCTTAAAGGGGGGCAAACTGGGCGGAGCAGCGCTGGACGTATTTGCTGTCGAGCCTACCACTGACAGTCCGCTTTTTGAATTGAACAATGTTATTATAGCGCCGCATCTGGGTGCATCCACCAGAGAGGCTCAGGTTAATGTTGCTCTAGATGTGGCTGAGGAGTTTGTAAATGTACTGGTGAAAGGTGAAATGGCTGCCAATGCTGTTAATGTGGCGCCAATCAAACCAGATATCCTTGCTGCTGTCAAGCCATATCTGGCTCTTGCGGAGAAATTGGGCAAAATGCAGGCACAACTGGTTGAGGGGAGTGTTAAAAATATCAGGATTACATATACCGGTGAATTGGTCCAGGTTGATGTATCCCCGTTGACGGTATCATTCCTTAAAGGGTTTCTTGAGTCCATGGCTGAGGAATCAGGGTCGGTCAACTTTGTAAATGCACCCATTTTGGCAAAAGAGAGAGGAATTACGGTAGAAGAGATTAAGACAGTTGGAACCGGTGATTATACAGCATTGATTTCTGCCAGTACGGAATCGGCAGAAGTCATGGAAATTGCGGGAACCCTGTTCGGAAAGGATGACCCGAGAATCGTCATGGTTGACGGTTTTAGGGTTGATGTGGTGCCGTTTGGTAATATCCTGGTGGTTCCCCACCAGGACCGGCCGAAAGTTGCCGGCCCTGTTGCCAGTATAGTCGGAGAACATGACCTGAATATTGCGGGTATGCAGGTTGGCCGCAAAAGTGTGGGAGGGAAAGCCATTATTATGTTGGCGATAGATACGGCAGCTTCTGATGAAGTGCTGGCCGAGATTATGAGGGTGGATGGTGTGCTGGACGTTAAGATGGTGACCCTTTAA
- the gcvH gene encoding glycine cleavage system protein GcvH encodes MENPQDLKYTKDHEWIRVEGTRAIIGVTDVAQSLMGDVVFVELPEIGAEYAPGEAAANIESVKAVSEVFAPVGGKVLEVNTVLEDTPELINKDAFGEAWIMVLEISDTGELDNLLSAEEYGKLLVEGE; translated from the coding sequence ATGGAAAATCCGCAGGATTTGAAGTACACCAAAGATCATGAATGGATAAGGGTAGAAGGAACAAGGGCAATAATAGGTGTCACTGATGTTGCTCAGAGCCTTATGGGAGATGTGGTTTTTGTAGAGTTACCCGAAATTGGGGCAGAGTATGCCCCGGGAGAAGCTGCCGCCAATATAGAATCAGTAAAGGCAGTTTCAGAAGTTTTTGCCCCTGTCGGCGGCAAAGTGCTGGAAGTGAACACGGTCCTTGAAGACACACCGGAACTAATTAACAAAGATGCCTTTGGTGAAGCTTGGATTATGGTGCTGGAGATTTCCGATACCGGTGAGCTGGATAACTTACTCAGTGCCGAAGAGTATGGGAAACTTTTGGTTGAAGGGGAGTAA
- the pdxS gene encoding pyridoxal 5'-phosphate synthase lyase subunit PdxS encodes MTDKGTWTLKKGLAEMLKGGAIMDVTTPDQAKIAEEAGACAVMALERVPADIRAAGGVARMADPTIVTKIVDAVSIPVMAKARIGHFVEAQILESLGADYIDESEVLTPADEQFHINKHHFKVPFVCGARNLGEALRRIGEGAAMIRTKGEPGTGNVVEAVRHMRMVMSEIRLLQNLPDEELMTFAKSTGAPYDMVVMVKKLGRLPVVNFAAGGIATPADAALMMQLGCDGIFVGSGIFKSKEPEVRAKAIVAATTHYNDSELLAKVSKGLGEAMPGIDISQIPDTERMQERGW; translated from the coding sequence ATGACGGATAAAGGCACCTGGACATTAAAAAAAGGTTTGGCAGAAATGCTTAAAGGTGGAGCAATAATGGATGTTACTACTCCTGATCAGGCAAAAATTGCAGAAGAGGCTGGAGCATGTGCAGTCATGGCATTAGAAAGAGTACCTGCTGATATCCGTGCTGCCGGCGGAGTTGCCAGGATGGCTGACCCAACGATAGTTACCAAAATAGTTGATGCCGTTTCCATACCTGTTATGGCTAAGGCAAGAATAGGACATTTTGTAGAAGCGCAAATCCTGGAAAGCCTTGGAGCAGATTATATTGATGAAAGTGAAGTACTGACTCCTGCAGATGAACAATTTCATATTAACAAGCACCATTTTAAGGTTCCATTTGTCTGTGGGGCCCGGAATTTGGGTGAGGCTCTTAGGCGTATCGGCGAGGGAGCCGCAATGATAAGAACCAAAGGGGAGCCGGGAACAGGCAATGTTGTTGAAGCAGTCCGTCATATGAGAATGGTCATGTCTGAAATCAGGCTCCTGCAAAATTTGCCTGATGAAGAATTGATGACTTTTGCCAAAAGTACCGGCGCTCCTTATGACATGGTAGTCATGGTGAAAAAACTCGGCAGACTGCCGGTAGTAAATTTCGCTGCCGGAGGGATTGCTACACCTGCAGATGCGGCATTAATGATGCAGTTGGGATGTGACGGGATTTTTGTGGGTTCAGGCATATTTAAGTCTAAGGAGCCGGAAGTCAGGGCAAAAGCGATTGTTGCCGCAACCACTCATTATAATGACAGCGAACTGTTGGCCAAAGTATCCAAGGGGTTGGGAGAAGCAATGCCAGGCATTGATATATCCCAGATACCGGATACGGAAAGGATGCAAGAGCGTGGTTGGTAA
- a CDS encoding TIGR01440 family protein, translated as MTELSLELNEITKRVKSALEELLDVAALKPGNIVVIGCSTSEVGGHQIGSNSSMDIAEALLEGILPVVRKHDLYLAVQGCEHINRAIIVEEECAEKYGFEIVNVVPHRKAGGSFSTTYYANCRKPAAIETIQAHAGLDIGDTFIGMHLKRVAVPVRLSIKEIGKAHVTAARVRPKLIGGERAKYK; from the coding sequence GTGACTGAATTATCATTAGAGCTCAATGAAATTACCAAACGAGTAAAATCAGCATTAGAGGAACTCCTGGATGTGGCTGCATTAAAGCCGGGGAATATTGTGGTTATTGGGTGCAGCACCAGTGAGGTTGGAGGACATCAAATAGGGTCAAATTCCAGTATGGATATTGCAGAAGCCTTATTGGAGGGGATTCTGCCAGTTGTCAGGAAACATGATCTTTATCTGGCTGTTCAGGGGTGTGAGCACATTAACAGGGCAATAATAGTTGAAGAAGAGTGTGCTGAAAAATATGGTTTTGAGATTGTCAATGTGGTGCCACATCGCAAAGCCGGTGGTTCGTTTTCCACAACTTATTATGCAAATTGCAGAAAACCGGCAGCTATAGAGACAATTCAAGCTCATGCCGGATTGGATATAGGTGATACCTTTATAGGCATGCATCTCAAGAGAGTTGCTGTCCCTGTGAGGTTGAGCATCAAGGAAATTGGGAAAGCGCATGTGACCGCTGCCCGTGTCAGGCCAAAATTAATTGGCGGAGAAAGGGCAAAATATAAGTAG
- a CDS encoding APC family permease, with translation MSVGTQQKISAEQELEKFGYHQELKRSLSFWELTAFGINYMIPIAPAIIFGYLVQISGGTVSLPYMLAGIAMIFTAMSYSVMVKNYPLAGSIYNYVSRGWNPHIGFLSGWVLILDYILIPTVTSMSASLYIMQFFPQVPYAVWLLVFAVSMGLLNLFGVELMAKLGLWMVAIGEFVVFTGFAVWGYAIAVNGVGTGTLFSSIPFQFTSVSALATATSVAVLSYLGFDAITTLAEETNNPKKDVPKAIYASVIIGMFTMFVTGYLGMLVIPNWQEFISQPGWADTALFHVAELTGGRWFTIFYTAGFVLAMGVFNVVATAAGARLLYGMGRDNMLPKSIFAKINKKYQTPHYNIIIIVILEYALGIFLTVDKITNLINYGALGGFAALNIGVIWLYYVKKKGNSPEKLGETPNWSPEGGYHIRYFLAPLLGFLIVAWVFSSMDRTALLVGTVWLVIGIVYEFIKTKGWKELPPQLEL, from the coding sequence ATGTCAGTTGGAACACAACAGAAGATTAGCGCTGAACAGGAATTAGAAAAGTTTGGATATCATCAGGAACTAAAAAGGTCTCTTTCTTTCTGGGAATTAACGGCATTTGGTATTAACTATATGATTCCTATTGCACCTGCTATCATTTTCGGTTACTTGGTTCAGATTTCCGGAGGAACAGTTTCCCTACCATACATGTTAGCCGGTATTGCTATGATTTTCACGGCTATGAGCTATTCAGTTATGGTTAAAAACTATCCTCTGGCCGGTTCGATTTACAATTATGTATCCCGTGGCTGGAATCCACATATTGGATTCCTGTCTGGATGGGTGCTTATTTTAGATTACATACTTATTCCGACAGTTACATCGATGAGCGCTTCTCTCTATATTATGCAGTTTTTCCCTCAAGTCCCTTATGCAGTATGGTTGTTGGTTTTTGCTGTCAGTATGGGTCTTCTGAACCTCTTTGGTGTTGAACTGATGGCTAAACTGGGTCTGTGGATGGTTGCTATCGGTGAATTTGTAGTCTTCACCGGATTCGCAGTCTGGGGTTATGCCATAGCAGTAAATGGAGTTGGTACCGGAACTCTGTTCAGTTCCATACCGTTCCAGTTCACCAGTGTAAGCGCATTGGCAACGGCCACATCGGTAGCAGTATTGAGCTACCTTGGATTTGACGCCATTACCACACTGGCAGAAGAAACTAACAATCCCAAGAAAGATGTTCCCAAAGCTATCTATGCATCTGTTATTATTGGGATGTTTACTATGTTTGTGACAGGTTACCTTGGCATGCTGGTTATTCCCAACTGGCAGGAATTTATTAGTCAGCCGGGCTGGGCTGATACCGCCCTGTTCCACGTTGCTGAATTGACCGGCGGTCGTTGGTTCACAATTTTCTATACTGCCGGATTCGTACTTGCCATGGGTGTATTTAACGTCGTTGCCACTGCAGCCGGTGCGCGCCTGCTCTATGGTATGGGACGTGATAATATGCTGCCCAAGAGCATCTTTGCAAAAATTAACAAAAAGTATCAGACCCCTCATTATAATATCATCATTATTGTTATCCTCGAATATGCTCTCGGTATTTTCTTAACCGTTGATAAAATTACAAACCTTATCAATTACGGCGCTCTCGGAGGGTTTGCCGCTCTTAACATTGGAGTTATCTGGCTCTATTATGTTAAGAAGAAAGGTAATTCTCCCGAGAAACTGGGCGAAACTCCTAACTGGTCACCTGAAGGCGGTTATCACATCAGGTATTTCCTGGCGCCTTTGCTTGGTTTCCTGATTGTCGCCTGGGTCTTCAGCAGCATGGATCGTACCGCCCTGCTGGTTGGTACAGTATGGCTGGTAATTGGTATAGTCTATGAGTTTATCAAGACAAAAGGCTGGAAGGAACTGCCGCCGCAATTGGAACTCTAA
- a CDS encoding ATP-NAD kinase family protein → MKKKLGLIVNPVAGVGGRVGLKGSDGEEILKKALELGATPESPRRAMDALERLAVIKDEIDIITYPHEMGEQEARDCGFEPEVLGSIQPGKTGAKDTIDAAKTLAAMNADLILFAGGDGTARNIYDAIGNTNVPVIGIPAGVKIHSAVYATNSRNAGEVALMYLQGKIKKVHDAEVMDIDEAAFREGRVTAKLYGYLKVPHEAKLVQGLKSGRTEGEATALNYIADDVIENMAEDIVYVIGPGTTTRAVMQKLGLQNTLLGVDVIMNKKVLANDVTESRLLELTKGKRTKIVVTIIGGQGYIFGRGNQQISPRVLKEVGKDNIIVIAPQSKLTALGGNPLLIDTGNYEVNNMLSGYYKVVIGLERTMMRKAE, encoded by the coding sequence TTGAAAAAAAAGCTGGGGTTAATAGTTAACCCGGTAGCCGGTGTGGGAGGAAGAGTCGGACTCAAAGGCAGTGACGGTGAAGAAATATTAAAAAAAGCTTTGGAACTGGGGGCTACCCCAGAATCACCCAGACGGGCGATGGATGCTCTGGAACGACTTGCAGTAATAAAAGATGAAATTGATATAATTACCTACCCTCACGAAATGGGTGAGCAGGAAGCCAGAGATTGCGGCTTTGAACCTGAAGTACTCGGTTCAATTCAGCCAGGGAAAACCGGTGCCAAAGATACTATAGATGCCGCCAAAACTTTAGCGGCAATGAACGCCGATCTGATTTTGTTTGCGGGAGGTGATGGAACAGCCAGAAATATTTATGATGCCATAGGTAATACCAACGTACCGGTAATTGGTATTCCTGCCGGGGTCAAGATTCATTCAGCCGTATATGCAACTAATTCGAGAAATGCCGGTGAAGTAGCTCTAATGTATCTGCAGGGTAAAATTAAAAAAGTTCATGATGCAGAAGTAATGGATATTGATGAAGCTGCGTTCAGAGAAGGAAGAGTTACCGCAAAACTATACGGCTATCTTAAAGTGCCTCATGAAGCCAAACTGGTTCAGGGGTTGAAATCCGGAAGAACTGAAGGAGAAGCAACAGCTCTAAATTATATTGCAGATGATGTTATAGAGAACATGGCAGAAGATATTGTATATGTTATTGGTCCGGGAACCACAACCAGGGCGGTAATGCAAAAGCTGGGATTACAAAATACTTTATTGGGTGTAGATGTGATCATGAACAAAAAAGTATTGGCCAATGATGTAACAGAATCACGGCTGTTAGAATTAACCAAAGGTAAAAGAACCAAGATTGTAGTTACCATAATAGGCGGCCAGGGCTATATCTTCGGTAGAGGCAACCAACAAATCAGCCCAAGAGTGCTGAAAGAAGTGGGTAAAGACAACATTATCGTGATAGCCCCACAAAGCAAACTTACAGCATTAGGCGGTAATCCTTTGTTGATTGATACCGGAAACTATGAGGTTAACAACATGTTGAGTGGTTACTACAAGGTAGTAATCGGTTTAGAAAGAACAATGATGCGAAAGGCAGAATAA